A region from the Vicia villosa cultivar HV-30 ecotype Madison, WI linkage group LG3, Vvil1.0, whole genome shotgun sequence genome encodes:
- the LOC131656485 gene encoding agamous-like MADS-box protein AGL80 — protein sequence MARKKVKLAFIENDTARKSTYKNREKGLVKKIDELATLCGVEACAIIYGPYEPQPEIWPSASGVQNVLSKFMTKSEFEQRKKMVNQESFLKERISKAEKQFEKQWKDNREKERTMFLFECLSAGNVVQKDMSVAGLNHLAWMIDQNLKEIGRRIEADDRNSNIHQSENQIQMEQSLLLPLALPPPTMSNNEDIAMMSHGHLPPPPPPQPTAPNNDEIAMNNNDIMMNANLLNRF from the coding sequence ATGGCTAGAAAAAAGGTGAAGCTCGCTTTCATTGAGAATGATACCGCAAGGAAATCAACATACAAGAATCGAGAGAAGGGTTTAGTGAAGAAGATTGATGAACTAGCAACCCTTTGCGGTGTAGAGGCTTGTGCCATAATATATGGCCCCTACGAACCACAACCTGAGATCTGGCCATCGGCGTCTGGAGTACAAAATGTGCTTTCGAAATTCATGACAAAGTCTGAGTTCGAACAAAGAAAAAAGATGGTGAATCAGGAGAGTTTTCTGAAAGAAAGGATTTCGAAGGctgaaaagcaatttgaaaagCAATGGAAAGACaacagagagaaagagagaaccaTGTTCTTGTTTGAATGTCTCAGTGCTGGGAACGTGGTGCAGAAGGATATGTCGGTGGCTGGTTTGAATCATCTTGCTTGGATGATTGATCAGAATCTTAAGGAGATTGGCAGAAGGATTGAAGCAGATGATAGAAACAGTAATATTCATCAAAGTGAAAATCAAATCCAAATGGAACAGTCACTGCTGCTACCATTGGCGCTGCCACCACCAACCATGTCCAATAATGAAGACATTGCAATGATGAGTCATGGCCATCTTCCACCACCACCGCCACCACAACCAACCGCGCCGAATAATGATGAAATTGCAATGAATAATAATGACATCATGATGAATGCAAATCTGTTGAATAGATTTTGA